The Solanum lycopersicum chromosome 9, SLM_r2.1 genome window below encodes:
- the LOC138338588 gene encoding uncharacterized protein: MPLEDPHNGQVTPLKENANVDQAPVNPQPMTEAKMRDILSQMDQAMTTQAQDATVDEDPQEFPDEFYKVVYAMGVSSSEKAELASYQLKDVSQTWYVQWRDNRSLRGGPVTYEIFKVDFLDQLFPREMREEKLMEFINLCQGWKSVHELSLEFIKLSKYAPSLVSDPRD, from the exons ATGCCGCTTGAAGACCCCCATAATGGCCAAGTTACTCCACTTAAGGAAAatgctaatgttgatcaagCTCCAGTTAACCCTCAACCTATGACGGAAGCAAAGATGAGGGATATTCTTTCTCAAATGGATCAAGCCatgactactcaagcacaagacGCGACG gttgatgaagacccTCAAGAATTCCCCGATGAGTTCTACAAGGTAGTATATGCTATGGGGGTGTCTTCAAgtgagaaggctgagttggcctcatatcaactcaaggatgtgagtcaaacttggtatgtgcaatggagggataataggtcGTTGAGGGGTGGTCCTGTGACTTATGAGATCTTTAAGGTGGATTTTCTAGATCAGctcttccctagagagatgagggaggaGAAATTGATGGAGTTCATCAATCTTTGTCAAGGGTGGAAGAGTGTCCATGAGTTATCTTTggaattcattaagttgtctaaatatgctccttctttggtctcTGATCCTAGAGActaa
- the LOC138338587 gene encoding uncharacterized protein, producing the protein MVRTSTGATPYLLVNGTEAVIPVEVKIPSLRIIQESELSNAEWVSRRIDQLAFNEENRMIDVCHGQLYRQRMTRAFHKRVRARNFEVGQLVLKRIFPHQDDYKGKFAPNWFIALL; encoded by the exons ATGGTCAGAACATCCACTGGGGCTACCCCATACTTGCTAGTAAATGGGACAGAGGCAGTCATACCTGTAGAAGTCAAGATACCATCAttgaggatcatccaagaaTCTGAATTAAGTAATGCCGAATGGGTTAGTAGACGGATTGATCAACTGGCTTTTAATGAGGAGAATAGAATGATTGACGTTTGCCATGGCCAATTGTACAGACAGAGAATGACTCgcgcttttcacaaaagagtaagagccagaaattttgaagttggtcagttggttcttaagcgtatttttcctcatcaagacgactacaaaggaaagttcgcacCAAACTG gtttatagctTTGCTTTGA